In Scatophagus argus isolate fScaArg1 chromosome 14, fScaArg1.pri, whole genome shotgun sequence, the following proteins share a genomic window:
- the mrpl22 gene encoding 39S ribosomal protein L22, mitochondrial: protein MAAAMTGRGIAFIRNISGELYSRLQMLGGGPQQLSCLHTSTSLETKNWERKNLKMYPPQLPDEPRRPAEIYHSRRQIKYSKDKMWYLAKMIRGMSIDEAIAQLEFNDKKGAKIMKEVLLEAQEMAVKKHNVEYKSNLYVAESFSGKGLYLKRIRYHGRGMFGIMDKVHCHYFVKLVEGSPPKIEKKTSFDQAKEYVQSLKNRTIIHSL, encoded by the exons ATGGCGGCGGCAATGACAGGACGTG GTATCGCTTTTATCAGGAATATATCTGGAGAGTTATATTCAAG GTTACAGATGCTGGGTGGTGGTCCTCAGCAGCTCTCATGTCTCCACACCAGCACTTCACTGGAGACAAAGAACTGGGAGAGGAAGAACCTGAAGATGTATCCACCTCAGCTACCAGATGAGCCGCGCAGACCAGCA GAAATCTACCACAGCAGGAGGCAGATTAAATACAGCAAAGACAAGATGTGGTACCTGGCTAAAATG ATCCGAGGGATGAGCATTGACGAGGCCATTGCACAGCTGGAGTTCAACGACAAGAAAGGGGCGAAGATCATGAAAGAG GTTCTTCTAGAAGCTCAGGAGATGGCGGTCAAAAAGCACAATGTAGAGTACAAATCCAACCTGTATGTAG CTGAGTCTTTCTCCGGCAAAGGGCTGTACCTGAAGCGGATCCGTTACCACGGCCGGGGGATGTTTGGCATCATGGACAAAGTTCACTGTCACTACTTCGTCAAGCTGGTGGAGGGCTCACCGCCCAAAATAGAAAAGAAGACGAGCTTTGACCAGGCCAAAGAGTATGTCCAGAGCCTCAAGAACCGAACCATCATCCACAGCCTGTAA